In Ignavibacteriota bacterium, a single genomic region encodes these proteins:
- the ypdA gene encoding YpdA family putative bacillithiol disulfide reductase, translated as MNKLFDVIIIGAGPAGIACAIESHKSGLKYLLVDKGGVVNSIQQFQRDMFFFSTPELLEIGNVPFIVPTTRPTSLDCVKYYRRVVEHYNLAIQFYQDIIGVKKHDGIFFLGSSTGNTFQSKAVVIATGYYDTPTPLNVPGEELPHVSHFYRDALPFYKQHVLIVGGKNSAVEAALDLYRHGASVTVVHRGDALSPGVKYWILPDFENRVKEGSITLQLKTVVKEFRQGMTIVENQNGTRTEIKTDFAFVLIGYLPDVAFLRSVGINVDVETLAPQCHPETFETNVPGLFVAGGLVGGKFNNKVFIENGREHGKNIIEALKKKLNHRLPLT; from the coding sequence ATGAATAAACTATTTGATGTAATAATCATAGGTGCCGGTCCGGCGGGGATTGCCTGCGCGATCGAATCTCACAAATCAGGCTTGAAGTATCTTCTGGTTGATAAAGGTGGAGTGGTAAACTCCATTCAACAATTTCAACGCGACATGTTTTTCTTTTCGACACCTGAATTGCTTGAAATAGGAAATGTTCCCTTCATCGTTCCAACCACTCGACCCACTTCACTCGATTGTGTGAAGTATTATCGTAGGGTAGTCGAACATTACAATCTGGCAATTCAATTTTATCAAGACATTATTGGCGTGAAGAAGCACGATGGAATATTTTTTCTTGGATCTTCTACGGGAAACACTTTTCAATCCAAAGCAGTTGTGATTGCGACCGGTTATTATGACACTCCAACACCGCTCAATGTTCCGGGTGAGGAACTTCCTCATGTATCGCATTTTTATCGCGATGCGCTACCATTTTATAAGCAACATGTTCTTATCGTTGGTGGAAAAAATTCTGCTGTGGAAGCCGCGTTAGATTTGTATCGTCATGGCGCTTCGGTTACAGTTGTTCATCGAGGAGATGCGTTGAGTCCCGGAGTGAAGTATTGGATTCTCCCGGATTTTGAAAACAGGGTGAAGGAAGGTTCAATCACGCTACAGTTGAAGACTGTTGTGAAAGAATTCAGGCAAGGCATGACTATTGTCGAAAATCAAAATGGAACAAGGACAGAAATCAAAACGGATTTTGCATTTGTCTTGATTGGTTATCTTCCGGATGTTGCATTTTTAAGAAGTGTCGGCATCAATGTGGATGTAGAAACACTCGCACCGCAATGTCATCCTGAAACATTCGAGACAAATGTTCCTGGTCTCTTCGTTGCCGGCGGATTAGTTGGAGGAAAATTCAACAATAAAGTGTTCATCGAAAACGGGAGAGAACACGGGAAGAACATTATTGAAGCGCTGAAGAAAAAATTGAATCATAGATTGCCGTTGACTTAA
- a CDS encoding T9SS type A sorting domain-containing protein, giving the protein MFTRSILVLLSATLIIFSTLTFAQSNKENSTYNIKPNLDVTLATPPTVVTNPATIASALSAVLNGTVNPQGKLTAAQFQWGTTLSYGNVTTLTNVGSGNTNVPFTALLTGLTPNTQYHFRITATNSDGTSNGVDKSFTTPSAPTPTVYVRPPSDIDLTSATFQGEVNPNGYNTTAWFTWGKDSLLNVTSPVNIGSDTLFHPYTTVVNNLQPNTTYQYFANALNVGGASTSFNTMMFTTLASSNEYLPDGYTVGLYHLNDAKEFIQDYSGQENNGTVDTLSGSTSPEIIPGKYGYARDFTRLTQQIEIISNASLEFTDESFTLEAWVNPEFYGGGEVLIIGHGSPLDSSLAFQFKINPFYQLEVNLSSDGTFQSQTSTISYPLQANTWQHVAAIIDLVNFEVRIFHNGLLQPTTSVGSFPTSLYISPAPVTVGTFSGIGKTSTGVLHCSIDEIRISNIARQPSEFKIPGSVSGIKFWDRVNLGYYDETSGDTVLGNWGIILQQLPTNSDITNTFKAETTYTNEFGFFSFTDLDEGIYQLSEVQQISWLQTYPAGNGKYQLTISGGTSHTNINFGNASGYKFSGPPGGSWNDPGNWEGGDIPGNDTPVYFDSVEIVYDVPFDDSIGALRIGPGGRLTFNTLSKSKLNSGGGSLYIEGKLQIDEEAILDGGSGNTWLYCDGDFENQGNFQAGNSTIVFTGTDNKTIIYNPPANSFSLKKSPEVKAITGNTFFNLTITGTNTSTNGNVVVNNQLDLVESLSLGEDDTLSLENPNAGSLSGSGLIPTGTLRRKVTQNNQYRFESDDSFIQFDETGAPEYISVTPQPDAHPDSTTLRWKKVDAIQNTTTNTFTVSGLDHFSKWVLGKPGTGYRKGTASNPDYVVPKASRTYTVLAEGGSSFNATLQLRYEDGDIYDGQNEEDLELAYGAFYVDSVRGRWNMLSLPVLPDDTQKDSVFRNSTSDAFRFDNFAGYTSSQSLSFGTGYWLKYPQTEEISILGNDQTSNVVNLEEGWNMIGTISYPIDPSAIYYYNNENDKEYFTSSSFFGYDNGYELATVLEPMRAYWVKSSSALEIVLDMNEPTPSPKSSVDEILKQSNSISFSDASGSKQSLYFTYKKNLNSSRFELPPIAPQGIFDARFASGNMLEDLTNQSSKLLPVTLSSTTTPLTISWNITNKSGNATLLVDGKEIPLWTNGKITVTNPAVSVALKLNTTPSPEFPQSFALYQNYPNPFNPTTTISFDLPKDELVTLKIFNILGQEIVTAINNSEFKAGHHSLSFNTTDWSSGVYFYKLTAGSFSDMKKMILAR; this is encoded by the coding sequence ATGTTTACTCGTTCCATTCTTGTTCTTCTTAGTGCAACCTTGATTATTTTTTCAACGCTTACATTTGCACAATCCAACAAAGAGAACTCTACATACAACATCAAGCCGAATCTTGATGTTACTCTTGCTACACCTCCGACTGTAGTTACAAACCCTGCAACTATCGCGAGTGCTTTATCTGCCGTTCTCAATGGAACTGTTAATCCACAAGGCAAATTAACTGCCGCACAGTTTCAATGGGGAACAACCCTATCGTACGGAAATGTTACAACACTTACTAATGTGGGAAGTGGCAACACGAATGTTCCGTTTACTGCACTACTCACCGGATTAACTCCAAACACACAATATCATTTCCGCATCACGGCTACCAATTCCGATGGAACATCAAATGGAGTGGATAAAAGCTTTACCACACCGTCCGCCCCTACTCCGACTGTCTATGTTCGACCTCCTTCTGACATAGATTTAACTTCTGCCACGTTTCAGGGCGAAGTCAATCCCAACGGGTATAACACTACTGCGTGGTTTACATGGGGAAAAGACTCTCTCTTGAATGTTACTTCACCGGTAAATATTGGTTCCGACACATTGTTTCACCCTTACACCACAGTTGTAAACAATTTACAACCGAACACGACGTATCAGTATTTTGCAAATGCATTAAATGTCGGCGGCGCATCAACCAGTTTTAATACAATGATGTTTACAACTCTTGCTTCATCGAATGAATACTTACCGGACGGTTACACCGTCGGACTTTATCATTTGAACGACGCAAAAGAATTCATACAAGATTACAGCGGGCAAGAGAATAATGGTACTGTTGATACGTTATCGGGATCAACTTCGCCGGAGATCATTCCAGGTAAATATGGTTACGCACGTGACTTCACTCGGTTGACTCAACAAATTGAAATCATTTCAAATGCTTCACTTGAATTTACTGATGAAAGTTTTACACTCGAAGCTTGGGTGAATCCTGAATTTTATGGAGGAGGTGAAGTTCTGATTATTGGTCATGGTTCTCCCCTGGATAGTTCGTTAGCATTTCAATTCAAAATTAATCCCTTTTATCAACTCGAAGTTAATCTTAGTAGCGATGGAACTTTCCAATCACAAACATCTACAATAAGTTATCCGTTGCAAGCAAATACCTGGCAACACGTTGCGGCAATCATTGATTTGGTGAATTTTGAAGTCAGAATTTTCCACAACGGATTGTTACAACCAACAACTTCCGTTGGCAGTTTTCCAACTTCGCTATACATTTCCCCTGCACCTGTTACGGTGGGAACATTCTCAGGTATTGGAAAAACATCAACAGGTGTATTGCACTGCTCTATTGATGAAATCCGCATATCCAACATTGCCCGACAACCATCCGAATTCAAGATTCCGGGTTCTGTCTCCGGTATAAAATTCTGGGATAGAGTAAATTTGGGATATTATGATGAAACCTCAGGCGACACTGTGTTGGGAAATTGGGGAATTATTTTGCAACAACTTCCTACTAACTCAGACATTACAAACACGTTTAAAGCAGAAACAACATACACTAACGAATTCGGTTTCTTTTCTTTTACTGATTTAGACGAAGGCATTTATCAACTTTCGGAAGTACAACAAATTAGTTGGCTTCAAACATATCCCGCGGGAAATGGAAAATACCAATTGACAATCTCCGGTGGAACTTCTCATACCAATATCAATTTCGGAAACGCTTCTGGTTATAAATTCAGCGGACCTCCTGGTGGTTCATGGAATGACCCGGGGAACTGGGAAGGTGGCGACATTCCCGGAAACGATACACCTGTATATTTTGATTCAGTAGAAATTGTATATGATGTTCCATTCGATGATTCTATTGGGGCATTACGTATCGGTCCGGGCGGTAGACTTACATTTAATACTTTATCAAAATCCAAACTAAATTCCGGCGGTGGTTCTCTGTACATTGAAGGTAAATTACAGATTGATGAAGAAGCAATTTTAGATGGAGGCTCTGGAAACACATGGTTATACTGTGATGGTGATTTTGAAAATCAAGGGAATTTCCAGGCAGGAAACTCAACTATCGTCTTTACGGGAACGGACAATAAAACTATCATCTACAATCCGCCCGCGAATAGTTTCTCCTTGAAAAAGAGCCCAGAGGTGAAAGCAATTACCGGAAATACATTTTTCAATCTAACCATTACCGGGACAAATACTTCTACCAATGGAAATGTTGTTGTAAATAATCAACTTGATTTAGTTGAATCGTTATCCTTAGGCGAAGATGATACATTATCGCTTGAAAATCCCAATGCCGGTTCACTATCAGGTTCGGGATTAATACCAACGGGTACATTAAGGAGAAAAGTTACTCAGAACAACCAGTACAGATTTGAAAGTGATGACTCTTTTATTCAATTTGATGAAACTGGCGCGCCGGAATATATTTCGGTAACTCCTCAGCCAGACGCGCACCCTGATTCAACAACCTTACGCTGGAAAAAGGTTGATGCAATTCAAAACACCACAACGAATACATTTACTGTTTCGGGACTCGACCATTTTTCAAAATGGGTATTGGGTAAACCGGGCACCGGATACCGTAAAGGGACGGCATCAAATCCTGATTATGTTGTTCCAAAAGCGTCAAGGACATACACGGTACTTGCAGAAGGCGGCAGTTCATTCAATGCTACTCTCCAACTGCGGTATGAAGACGGAGATATTTATGATGGCCAAAATGAAGAGGATTTGGAACTTGCGTATGGAGCGTTCTATGTTGATTCGGTTCGTGGACGATGGAACATGCTTTCATTACCCGTTCTTCCCGATGATACACAAAAGGATTCTGTGTTCAGAAATTCCACCTCTGATGCATTTCGATTTGACAATTTTGCAGGATATACATCTTCTCAATCGTTATCATTTGGAACCGGATATTGGTTAAAATATCCACAAACTGAGGAAATTTCCATTCTCGGTAACGACCAAACTTCAAACGTCGTTAATCTAGAAGAAGGTTGGAACATGATTGGAACAATCAGCTATCCTATAGACCCATCGGCTATCTATTACTACAACAATGAAAATGATAAAGAATATTTTACTTCTTCATCGTTCTTTGGTTATGATAATGGATATGAACTTGCAACCGTACTCGAACCTATGAGAGCATATTGGGTAAAATCTTCGTCTGCGCTTGAAATTGTTCTGGATATGAATGAGCCAACACCCTCTCCCAAATCTTCCGTTGATGAGATACTGAAGCAAAGCAATTCAATTTCATTCAGCGACGCATCAGGTTCAAAGCAATCGTTGTATTTCACATACAAAAAGAATTTGAATTCGAGTCGGTTTGAACTTCCACCAATAGCGCCACAAGGAATTTTTGATGCGCGATTTGCTTCAGGAAATATGCTTGAAGATTTGACAAATCAATCATCGAAATTACTCCCTGTCACGCTTTCATCAACGACTACACCATTAACCATATCATGGAACATTACAAATAAGTCGGGAAATGCAACTTTGCTTGTTGACGGGAAAGAAATTCCGTTGTGGACAAATGGAAAAATTACTGTAACCAATCCGGCTGTTTCTGTTGCTTTAAAACTCAATACCACTCCATCACCGGAGTTCCCGCAATCATTCGCATTGTATCAGAATTACCCGAATCCTTTCAACCCCACAACGACTATTTCCTTCGACCTTCCCAAGGATGAACTTGTTACTTTGAAAATATTCAACATTCTCGGACAGGAAATTGTCACAGCCATTAATAATTCAGAATTCAAAGCAGGACACCACTCACTGTCGTTCAATACAACAGATTGGTCAAGTGGAGTCTACTTCTATAAGTTGACTGCCGGCTCATTTTCTGATATGAAAAAAATGATATTAGCGCGGTAA
- a CDS encoding 4Fe-4S dicluster domain-containing protein, protein METPQAVAAPKPSAPARKKRPKELAVVNQEGCTGCEVCLEFCPVDCIYVVSGPDYDVHKKVVEIDLDICIGCKLCVKYCPWETIEMIESETAGDIAKDWTLRTVLPDKEWMSSGNAEVSEFFPTVFYGQKPTV, encoded by the coding sequence ATGGAAACTCCACAAGCAGTTGCCGCACCGAAACCATCCGCTCCGGCTCGAAAGAAACGACCGAAAGAATTAGCTGTAGTTAATCAGGAAGGTTGTACCGGATGCGAGGTTTGCCTCGAATTTTGTCCTGTTGATTGTATTTACGTCGTTTCCGGACCTGATTACGATGTACACAAGAAAGTAGTTGAGATAGACCTTGATATATGTATCGGGTGTAAGCTCTGCGTGAAATATTGCCCATGGGAAACAATCGAAATGATTGAAAGTGAAACGGCGGGCGATATTGCAAAAGATTGGACATTGCGAACGGTACTTCCTGATAAAGAATGGATGTCCAGTGGAAACGCAGAGGTTTCAGAATTTTTCCCGACCGTATTTTACGGTCAGAAACCTACAGTATAA